CGACACGGGCACGACGAAGGCCCCGAGCCGTGCGGTCCGGGGCCTTCGTGGAGGGCGTGCGGGTCAGGCGCGCGCGGCCTCCGAGACGGCACGCGCGGCGGCGAGCGCCTGGTCCAGATCCGCCTTGAGGTCCTCGATGTTCTCGAGGCCCACGGACAGGCGCACGAGGCCGGGGGTCACACCCGCGGTGAGCTGCTGCTCAGGCGTGAGCTGGGCGTGCGTCGTGGAGGCCGGGTGGATGACGAGCGAGCGCACGTCGCCGATGTTGGCGAGGTGGCTGAACAGGGAGAGGCTGTTGACGAACTCCCGTCCGGCCTCGACACCGCCCTTGAGCTCGAACGACAGCACGGCGCCGACACCCTTCGGGGCGTACTCGTTCGCCGTGGCGTACCAGGGCGAGGAGGGAAGGCCGGAGTAGTTGACCCCGGCCACGTCGTCGCGGCTGTCCAGCCACTCGGCGATCTCCTGGGCGTTCTGCACGTGGCGCTCGATGCGCAGCGACAGCGTCTCGACACCCTGGATGAGGTTCCACGCGCTCTGCGGGGCGATGGCCGAGCCGAGGTCGCGGAGCAGCTGCACGCGGGCCTTGATGATGTAGGCGAGCGGGTCGCCGACCGCGGCCGTGTAGCTGGCGCCGTGGTACGACGGGTCCGGCTCGGTGAGGCCGGGGAACTTCTCGACGTTCTCCGACCATGCGAAGGAGCCGCCGTCGATCACGACGCCGCCGATCGTGGTGCCGTGGCCGCCGAGGAACTTCGTGATCGAGTGGACGACGATGTCGGCGCCGTGCTCGAACGGACGGATCAGGTACGGCGTCGCGATCGTGTTGTCCACGATCAGCGGGACGCCGCTCTCGTGGGCGATGTCGGCGACCGTGCGGATGTCGAGCACGTTGATCTGCGGGTTGCCGATCGTCTCCGCGAAGAAGAGCTTCGTGTTCGGGCGGACGGCGCGGCGCCACTCCTCCGGGTCGTCCTGGTTCTCGACGAAGGTGACCTCGATGCCGAGCTTGGCCAGGGTGTACTTGAACAGGTTGTAGGTGCCGCCGTAGATCGAGCTCGACGCGACGAAGTGGTCGCCGGCCTGCGCGATGTTGAGGATCGCGAAGGTCGAGGCGGCCTGGCCGCTGGAGAGGACGAGGGCGCCGGTGCCCCCTTCGAGCGCGGCGAGGCGCTGCTCCAGGACGTCCTGGGTCGGGTTCTGGATGCGGGTGTAGATGTTGCCGAACTCGGCGAGCGCGAAGAGGTTCGCGGCGTGGTCGGCGCTGTCGAACACGTAGGACGTGGTCTGGTAGATCGGTGTCGCCCTGGCCTTGGTGACGGGGTCGGGGGCGGCGCCCGAGTGGATCTGCTTGGTCTCGAAACGCCAGGTCTCGGGTGCGGACATGTGTTCCCCCTGGAACGGTCGGAAGGTCGGATGGGCTGGTGCCCTTGCAGCGAGAGTACGGAATATCGCGCCGTGTCAACAGCAACCGGGAAATGTGACGTAACACGGCGTGCGGCCCGGAACGGGCGGAACCCGCGCGGACATCGTACGGTGGAGGACATGGCCAACAGACGTGCAGTGGTGACAGGTGCGAGTTCCGGGATCGGTCAGGCGACGGTGCGGGTGCTGCGGGCGCGGGGGTGGGACGTCGTCGGCGTCGCGCGCCGTGCGGACCGCCTCGCCGCTCTCTCCGCCGAGACGGGGGCGTCGACCATCGCCTGCGACCTGACCGACGACGCCGCGGTGACGGCGCTCGTCGGAGAGCTGGAGCGCACGGGCCCGGTCCACGCCCTCGTCCAGGTCGCCGGCGGCGCGCGGGGGACCGACCGCGTCGAGGACGCCGCGCTCGCCGACTGGCAGTGGATGTACGACGCGAACGTGCTCGCCACGCAGCGCCTTGTGGCGGGGCTGCTGCCGCTGCTGCGTCGCACCGCGGACGCGGACGGTCACGCCGACCTCCTCTTCGTGACCTCGACGGCTGCGCAGACCGCCTACCCGGGTGGTGCGGGGTATAACGCGGCGAAGGCTGCGGAGGCGATGCTCGTCCGGGCGCTGCGCCAGGAGCTGAACGGCGAGCCGCTCCGCGTGGCCGAGGTCGCTCCGGGCATGGTGCACACCGAGGAGTTCACGCTGAACCGGCTCGGGGGCGACGCCGTCGCGGCGGAGGCCGTGTACTCCGGCGTCGAGGCGCCCCTCCGCGCCGAGGATGTCGCGGACGTCATCGCCTATGCCCTGGAGGCCCCCGCTCACGTGAACCTCGACCTCATCACGATGCGGCCGGTCGCTCAGTCGGCGCAGCACCTGCTCGCGCGGGGTCCGCTGCGGGTCCGGCCCGTCGAGTGACCGGAGGACGCACCCTCGCCGAGCTCGCGGACGAGGGACTGATCGACGCGGGGTGGGCGGCGGCGCTGGCCCCGGTGCAGGACACCATCACGGCGCTCGGGGAGCGGCTGCGCGCCGAGCAGGCCGCGGGTCACGGGTACCTTCCCGCGGGACCGAACGTGCTGCGGGCCTTCCAGCGACCGCTCGCCGATGTCCGGGTGCTCATCACGGGTCAGGACCCCTACCCGACCCCCGGCCACCCGATCGGGCTGTCGTTCGCCGTCGACCGCGACGTGCGCCCCTTGCCGCGGAGCCTGATGAACATCTACAAGGAGCGCGAAGCGGACCTCGGGCTGTCCCCCGCGCCGCACGGCGACCTCACGGCGTGGAGCGATCAGGGCGTGCTGCTGCTGAACCGCGTCCTGACGGTCCGCCCCGGAGCCGCGGCCTCCCACCGCGGCTGGGGGTGGGAGCAGGTGACGGAGCTCGCGATCCGCACCCTCGTCGCGCGCGACCAGCCGCTCGTCGCGATCCTCTGGGGGCGCGACGCGGCGAATCTCCAGCCTCTCCTCGGCGACACCCCGGTGATCGCCTCGGCGCATCCGTCCCCGCTCTCGGCCAGCCGCGGCTTCTTCGGCTCCCGCCCCTTCTCCCGCGCGAACGCGCTCCTGGAAGAGCTCGGCAGCGCTCCGGTGGACTGGAGGGTGGAGGGTGAGGGGCACGGCTCCCTAAGCTGAGCCCATGCAGTTCGAGCCCGGGGACCGTCGTCGCGTTCTCCCGCGTCATCTGCGACCGGCCTCCGCACCGGACACGTTCTCGTACGCGATCCGCCCCGCTAGGGCCGCAGATCTCCCGCACGTGCGCGAGATCTACAACCACTTCGTCAGCAACTCGGCCGTCACTCTGGACGAGCGCCGCAGCAGCATCCCGTACTGGAGAGACAAGTTCGCGCTCCTGGAGCGGCTCGGGCTGCCTTTCCTCGTGGCGGTGTCGCCCTCCGGCGCGATCCTCGGCTATGCCCTCGCGCAGCCGTGGGCCGGGAAGAACGCCTACCGGTACACGGTGGAGGACTCCATCTACCTCGGGCCGGGCGCGGCGGGGAAGGGACTCGGCTCCGCTCTCCTGCAGGCCCTGATCGACGCCTGCGAACAGCGCGGGCTGCGCGAGATGGTCGCCGTCGTCAGCGATCAAGGGGCGGACGCCTCGATCCGGCTGCACGAGAAGCTCGGCTTCGTGGAGGCCGGGCGCATGGGGCGGGTCGGCCGGAAGTTCGGTCGTGACCTGGGCACCGTCTACCTGCGCCGAGCCCTGCGCCCGTCCCGCCCCCGCCGTCGCCTCTCGCTCTTCCCGCGCTGACCCACCCCTTTGTGTGCGCCCCGGCCCCTTGCGGACGCGCGCAACGGGGTGGGAGGCACGCAAGGGGGTGGGTCGACGATCAGGCGTCGGGGATGACGGGGATCGCGGAGAGCAGCGTGCGGGTGTAGTCCGCCGACGGGTGGAGAAGGACGTCACGGGTCGGACCGCGCTCGACGATGCGGCCGTCCTTCATGACGACGACCGTGTCGCAGAGGTTCTGCACCACACCGATGTCATGGGACACGAGCAGCAGCGTGAACTCGTCCGCGACCCGCAGCTCCGCGAGGAGCTCGAGGATCTGCGCGCGCACCGTGACGTCCAGCGCCGACAGCGGTTCGTCGCCGACGAGGATCCGCGGACGATGGACGAGCGCGCGGGCGAGGGCGATCCGCTGCCGCTGCCCGCCGGAGAACTCGTGCGGGTAGCGGTCGCCCATCTCGGGGTCGAGGCCGACCTGGGCGATGACCTCTCGTACCCTGGCGCGATGATCTCCGTCGATGCCGAGCGCCCACAGCGGCTCCCGCACGATCTGCCCGGCCGTCATCCGGGGGTCGAGCGAGGCGTAGGGGTCCTGGAAGACGAGTCCCGTCTGCCGACGCAGCCAGTGCAGCGACCGCGCGGAGGCGGTGGCATCGACGGTCCGGCCGTTTACCGACACGCTCCCCGCGGTCGGACGGTCGAGCCCGAGCAGGAGCCGCACGAGGGTCGACTTCCCGGATCCGGACTCGCCGATGATCCCGACGGAGGCGCCCTCGGGGACGTCGAGGTCGGTCGGCTCCAGCGCCGTCTGCCGCCGCGTGCGCTCGAACGCCGTCCGCTTCGGCAGGACGAAGTCCCGCCGCAGCCCTCGTGCTTCGATCAGGCTCATGCCGTGCCTCCGTCGGGACGCCAGAGAGTCGCGGTCGCGTCCCGCAGCAGGCCCTGCGTGACCGGTGAGGAGGGCGCGGTCAGCAGCCGCGACACCGGGGCGCTCTCGACGACGCGACCGTGCTCCAGCACCACGCCCGCGGTCGCCACCTGGGACAGCACCGCGAGGTCGTGCGTGATGAACAGCAGCGACATGCCCTCGTCGGCCACGAGCCGGAGCAGCAGCGACAGGATCTCCGCCTGGATCGTCACGTCCAGGGCGGTCGTGGGTTCGTCCGCGATCAGCAGCCGCGGACGGCAGGCGAGGGCCATCGCGATCGCCACGCGCTGCCGCTGACCCCCGGAGAGCTGGTGCGGGTACCGGTCGACGATGGTCTCCGGGTCGGGAAGCCGCACGCGGGCGGCTTCGGCGATCGCCCGGTCGCGCGCCTCGCGCCGCCCGAGGCCCTCGTGGATGCGGATGGATTCCGCGATCTGGCGGCCGACGGTGCGGATCGGGTTGAGCGCGGTCCGCGGCTCCTGGAAGACGATGCCGATGTCGTCGCCGCGCAGCCGGGCGAGATCGCGGTCCGGCATCCCGATCAGCTCGGTGTCGTCCCACCGGATGCTCCCGTGCGCTGTCGCCCCGTCCGGCAGGAGCCCGAGGACGGCGAGCGCGGTGAGGGACTTGCCGGAGCCCGACTCGCCGATCACGCCGAGGCGCGCGCCGTCGGGCACCTGGAACGACACGCCGTCGACGACGCGCCGTCCGTCGATCTCGATGACGAGATCCTCGACTGTCAGACTCATGCGACCACCGCCGGTGTGTGCGTCTCGGCGGCGCGGTGCCGCAGCGTGGGATCCGTGGCCTCGCGGAGCCCGTCGCCGAGCAGATTGAGGGCGAGCACGGTGAGGGTGATGGTGAGTCCGGGCCAGATCACCGTGAGGGGGTGCACACCGATGTAACGCTGCAGATCGGCGAGCAGCAGCCCCCAGCTGGGCTCCACGACCGAAGCGCCGAACCCGAGGTAGGACAGGCCGGCCTCCGCGAGGACGGCCACGGCCATCGACCACGACAGCTGCACGATGAACACCGGCGCCACATTCGGGAGGAGGTGACGGACGAGGTTCTGCGCGGGGGTGAGGCCGGACGCGCGCGCCGCGAGCACGAAGTCGCTCTGCTGTACGCGGCGCAGCTCCGGACGCGTGACCCGCGCGATGTTCACGCCGAACCCGATCCCCACCGCCCAGATCACGACCCAGAGCGAACCGCCCCACACCGACGAGATCATCATCGCGATCAGCAGCACGGGGAAGGCGAT
This genomic stretch from Microbacterium sp. Nx66 harbors:
- a CDS encoding ABC transporter ATP-binding protein, whose product is MSLIEARGLRRDFVLPKRTAFERTRRQTALEPTDLDVPEGASVGIIGESGSGKSTLVRLLLGLDRPTAGSVSVNGRTVDATASARSLHWLRRQTGLVFQDPYASLDPRMTAGQIVREPLWALGIDGDHRARVREVIAQVGLDPEMGDRYPHEFSGGQRQRIALARALVHRPRILVGDEPLSALDVTVRAQILELLAELRVADEFTLLLVSHDIGVVQNLCDTVVVMKDGRIVERGPTRDVLLHPSADYTRTLLSAIPVIPDA
- a CDS encoding SDR family oxidoreductase, with the translated sequence MANRRAVVTGASSGIGQATVRVLRARGWDVVGVARRADRLAALSAETGASTIACDLTDDAAVTALVGELERTGPVHALVQVAGGARGTDRVEDAALADWQWMYDANVLATQRLVAGLLPLLRRTADADGHADLLFVTSTAAQTAYPGGAGYNAAKAAEAMLVRALRQELNGEPLRVAEVAPGMVHTEEFTLNRLGGDAVAAEAVYSGVEAPLRAEDVADVIAYALEAPAHVNLDLITMRPVAQSAQHLLARGPLRVRPVE
- a CDS encoding bifunctional o-acetylhomoserine/o-acetylserine sulfhydrylase — protein: MSAPETWRFETKQIHSGAAPDPVTKARATPIYQTTSYVFDSADHAANLFALAEFGNIYTRIQNPTQDVLEQRLAALEGGTGALVLSSGQAASTFAILNIAQAGDHFVASSSIYGGTYNLFKYTLAKLGIEVTFVENQDDPEEWRRAVRPNTKLFFAETIGNPQINVLDIRTVADIAHESGVPLIVDNTIATPYLIRPFEHGADIVVHSITKFLGGHGTTIGGVVIDGGSFAWSENVEKFPGLTEPDPSYHGASYTAAVGDPLAYIIKARVQLLRDLGSAIAPQSAWNLIQGVETLSLRIERHVQNAQEIAEWLDSRDDVAGVNYSGLPSSPWYATANEYAPKGVGAVLSFELKGGVEAGREFVNSLSLFSHLANIGDVRSLVIHPASTTHAQLTPEQQLTAGVTPGLVRLSVGLENIEDLKADLDQALAAARAVSEAARA
- a CDS encoding ATP-binding cassette domain-containing protein; translated protein: MSLTVEDLVIEIDGRRVVDGVSFQVPDGARLGVIGESGSGKSLTALAVLGLLPDGATAHGSIRWDDTELIGMPDRDLARLRGDDIGIVFQEPRTALNPIRTVGRQIAESIRIHEGLGRREARDRAIAEAARVRLPDPETIVDRYPHQLSGGQRQRVAIAMALACRPRLLIADEPTTALDVTIQAEILSLLLRLVADEGMSLLFITHDLAVLSQVATAGVVLEHGRVVESAPVSRLLTAPSSPVTQGLLRDATATLWRPDGGTA
- a CDS encoding uracil-DNA glycosylase, whose amino-acid sequence is MTGGRTLAELADEGLIDAGWAAALAPVQDTITALGERLRAEQAAGHGYLPAGPNVLRAFQRPLADVRVLITGQDPYPTPGHPIGLSFAVDRDVRPLPRSLMNIYKEREADLGLSPAPHGDLTAWSDQGVLLLNRVLTVRPGAAASHRGWGWEQVTELAIRTLVARDQPLVAILWGRDAANLQPLLGDTPVIASAHPSPLSASRGFFGSRPFSRANALLEELGSAPVDWRVEGEGHGSLS
- a CDS encoding ABC transporter permease is translated as MSARWFPRLWRTSTGRFGLIVIAIVALAAVVSLFWTPFDPRASNIGDRWLPPSWPHLLGTDDTGRDILSLLMAGARTTVFVSVGAGLVATLVGIALAALGALTTRLVRETVAVLVDILIAFPVLLIAMMISSVWGGSLWVVIWAVGIGFGVNIARVTRPELRRVQQSDFVLAARASGLTPAQNLVRHLLPNVAPVFIVQLSWSMAVAVLAEAGLSYLGFGASVVEPSWGLLLADLQRYIGVHPLTVIWPGLTITLTVLALNLLGDGLREATDPTLRHRAAETHTPAVVA
- a CDS encoding GNAT family N-acetyltransferase, whose product is MQFEPGDRRRVLPRHLRPASAPDTFSYAIRPARAADLPHVREIYNHFVSNSAVTLDERRSSIPYWRDKFALLERLGLPFLVAVSPSGAILGYALAQPWAGKNAYRYTVEDSIYLGPGAAGKGLGSALLQALIDACEQRGLREMVAVVSDQGADASIRLHEKLGFVEAGRMGRVGRKFGRDLGTVYLRRALRPSRPRRRLSLFPR